In Lutra lutra chromosome 5, mLutLut1.2, whole genome shotgun sequence, a single genomic region encodes these proteins:
- the HSPB3 gene encoding heat shock protein beta-3, with product MAKIILRHLIETPVRYQEEFEARGLEDCRLDHALYALPGPTTVDLRKAREAQLPPVDSEAKMPAQEGKSRFQILLDVVQFLPEDIIIQTFEGWLLIKAQHGTRMDEHGFISRSFTRQYKLPDGIETKDLSAVLCHDGILVVEVKEPAGTQ from the coding sequence ATGGCAAAAATCATCCTGAGGCACCTCATTGAGACGCCAGTGCGCTACCAGGAGGAGTTTGAAGCTCGAGGCTTGGAAGACTGCAGGCTGGACCACGCTTTGTATGCACTGCCGGGGCCAACTACTGTGGACCTGAGAAAAGCCAGGGAGGCCCAGCTTCCTCCGGTGGACTCAGAGGCCAAGATGCCGGCCCAAGAAGGCAAATCCCGCTTCCAGATCCTGCTGGACGTGGTCCAATTCCTCCCTGAAGATATCATCATTCAGACCTTCGAAGGCTGGCTGCTGATCAAGGCTCAGCACGGAACCAGAATGGATGAGCATGGTTTTATCTCAAGAAGTTTCACCCGACAGTATAAACTGCCAGATGGCATCGAAACCAAAGATTTGTCAGCCGTCCTCTGTCATGATGGAATTCTGGTGGTGGAAGTAAAGGAGCCAGCTGGGACTCAGTGA